In Euwallacea fornicatus isolate EFF26 chromosome 26, ASM4011564v1, whole genome shotgun sequence, one DNA window encodes the following:
- the LOC136347151 gene encoding uncharacterized protein, with product METEKETTLESSLETDLSNTCSSVMNNSHVALRKKGKNSKFCGLRKCFSALVDRKQVNLELEVLRLMLRKELNFSLDNLEPTLATMLPYLLVYYIKNWPGWQKSVDYYSGHITFQIWYEKFHKFVTIKLNEAINVHYKEAMAEFQQENSMETRKKYMLKKITDHNTQTDNLAPKTMAPFTIEISSKPVLLNTIVFTDSSDGDVILKQHGVLEWDRKIAETITLKQLISWPHVGVHLMSPVFAFTRRNLHEFRRHISLVGTPLPPTSAEFIEEIKVLNPQVPRFAFTLEYLQKMTKDYLNQLKTVYTSPAVVNAFQTVIDEFLVDVEELNIQRNGQPTIANNTSVLFNTGKCTYFRNKKLSKGIPSRYDIGYTEVIIPKVEIALCVLENDKKIDAYLAHLKNFNPETSLTTGKFTLPQITFSCSYCQKNFDNGGHIANHMKDEHKMEQPMLCIHCKHPYPAIDLSSVRWKHECICNLKAK from the coding sequence ATGGAAACTGAAAAAGAAACGACTTTAGAATCAAGCTTAGAGACAGATTTATCCAATACTTGCTCATCAGTTATGAACAACTCACACGTAGCTCTGAGAAAGAAGggtaaaaattcaaagttttgtGGCTTAAGAAAATGTTTCTCTGCGCTGGTAGATAGGAAACAAGTGAATTTAGAATTGGAAGTGCTCCGACTAATGCTGCGtaaggaattaaatttttcattggaCAATCTTGAACCAACACTTGCAACTATGCTCCCATATTTGCTTgtttattacattaaaaattggcCAGGATGGCAAAAAAGTGTTGACTACTACTCAGGAcatattacttttcaaatatggTATGAgaagtttcacaaatttgttacaataAAACTGAATGAGGCCATAAACGTACATTATAAAGAAGCTATGGCTGAATTTCAGCAGGAAAATTCTATGGAAACCCGAAAGAAATACATGCTAAAGAAAATTACTGACCATAATACTCAAACAGATAATTTAGCTCCTAAAACTATGGCTCCATTTACTATAGAAATATCATCTAAACCTGTACTATTGAACACCATAGTTTTTACAGACAGCTCTGATGGAgatgttattttaaaacagcATGGAGTTTTAGAATGGGACAGAAAAATAGCAGAAACAATTACATTGAAGCAACTAATTAGTTGGCCACATGTAGGTGTTCATTTAATGAGTCCAGTTTTTGCATTTACTAGGCGAAATTTGCATGAATTTCGAAGGCATATCAGTTTAGTAGGTACTCCACTACCACCCACATCAGCAGAATTTATTGAAGAGATTAAAGTGCTTAATCCTCAGGTGCCTCGATTTGCATTTACCTTAGAATACCtgcaaaaaatgacaaaagaCTATTTAAACCAACTCAAAACAGTTTACACATCACCAGCAGTAGTGAATGCTTTTCAAACAGTGATTGATGAGTTTTTAGTGGATGTAGAAGAACTTAATATTCAGAGAAATGGTCAACCAACTATAGCTAATAATACTTCTGTTCTTTTTAACACTGGTAAATGCACTTATTTTAGGAACAAGAAACTTTCCAAAGGGATTCCGTCTCGTTATGATATAGGATACACAGAGGTTATAATCCCTAAAGTAGAGATTGCACTGTGTGTTttagaaaatgataaaaagatTGATGCATATTTAGctcatcttaaaaattttaatccagAAACTAGTTTGACCACAGGCAAGTTTACTTTGCCTCAAATAACATTCAGTTGTAGCTACTGCCAAAAGAACTTTGACAATGGAGGGCATATTGCTAATCATATGAAAGATGAGCATAAAATGGAACAACCCATGTTATGCATTCATTGCAAACATCCTTATCCTGCCATTGATTTAAGTAGTGTACGCTGGAAACACGAAtgtatttgcaatttaaaagcaaaatga
- the LOC136347018 gene encoding uncharacterized protein, whose protein sequence is METDKETHLESNINSNLSNNCSSGINKAQVTSKKKGKDSKFCGLRKCFSALVDRKQVNLELEVLRLMLRKELNFSLENFEPILANMLPYLLVYYIKNWPGWQKSVEYYSGNITFQMWYDKFHKFITIKLNEAINVHYKEAMAEFRKENPLDTQKKYMLKKIVDHNTQTDNLAPKTMASFTIEISSEPVLLNTIVFTDSSDGDVILKQHGVLEWDRKVTDTITLKQLISWPHVGVHLVSPIFSFTRRNLHEFRRHISLVGTPLTPISVEFIEEIKVLNSQMSRSAFTLDYLKKMTREYLNQLRVVYTSPAIVNAFQTVIDEFLVDVEELNIQRNGQPTMANNTSVLFNISKCIYFRNKKLSKGIPSRYDIGYTEVIIPKIETALCVLENEKEVDAYLAHLKNFNSETSLTTGICALPQITFSCSYCQKNFDNGGHIANHLKDEHKMEQPLVCTRCKHPFPALDLSSVRWKHECIYSSRVK, encoded by the coding sequence ATGGAAACTGACAAAGAAACACATTTAGAATCAAACATCAACTCAAATTTATCCAATAATTGTTCATCAGGTATTAACAAGGCACAAGTAACTTCAAAGAAGAAAGGtaaagattcaaaattttgtggCTTAAGAAAATGTTTCTCTGCGCTGGTAGATAGGAAACAAGTGAATTTAGAATTGGAAGTGCTCCGACTGATGCTCCGtaaggaattaaatttttctttagaaaatttcgaaCCAATCCTTGCAAATATGCTGCCGTATTTGCttgtttattatattaaaaattggcCAGGATGGCAAAAGAGTGTTGAATACTACTCAggaaatattacttttcaaatgtgGTATGATAAgtttcacaaatttattacaataaagCTGAATGAAGCCATAAATGTACATTACAAAGAAGCTATGGCTGaatttagaaaagaaaatccATTGGACACTCAGAAGAAATAcatgctaaaaaaaattgttgaccaTAATACCCAAACAGATAATTTGGCTCCTAAAACTATGGCCTCTTTTACTATAGAAATATCATCTGAACCTGTACTATTGAACACCATAGTTTTTACAGACAGCTCTGATGGAgatgttattttaaaacagcATGGAGTTTTAGAATGGGATAGAAAAGTAACAGATACAATCAcattgaaacaattaatcagTTGGCCTCATGTAGGTGTTCATTTGGTGAgtcccattttttcttttaccaGAAGAAACTTACATGAGTTTCGAAGACATATCAGTTTAGTAGGTACTCCATTGACACCTATATCAGTTGAATTTATTGAAGAGATCAAAGTACTCAATTCTCAGATGTCTCGATCTGCATTTActttagattatttaaaaaaaatgaccagAGAGTATTTAAACCAACTTAGAGTTGTTTATACATCACCAGCAATAGTAAATGCTTTTCAAACAGTGATTGATGAGTTTTTGGTAGATGTAGAAGAACTTAATATTCAGAGAAATGGTCAACCAACTATGGCTAATAACACTTCAGTTCTCTTTAACATTAGTAAATGTATTTacttcagaaataaaaaactttccaaaGGAATCCCATCTCGTTATGATATTGGATACACAGAGGTGATAATTCCCAAAATAGAGACAGCATTGTGTgttttagaaaatgaaaaagaggTCGATGCATATTTAGctcatcttaaaaatttcaattcagaAACCAGTTTGACCACAGGTATATGTGCTCTACCTCAGATAACATTCAGTTGTAGCTACTGtcaaaaaaactttgacaatGGAGGGCATATTGCTAATCATCTGAAAGATGAGCATAAAATGGAACAACCATTGGTATGTACTCGTTGCAAACATCCTTTTCCTGCTCTTGATTTAAGCAGTGTACGTTGGAAACATGAATGCATTTATAGTTCCAGAGTAAAATAA
- the LOC136347020 gene encoding polycomb group RING finger protein 3-like, which yields MMMERKIKLKILNNHITCKICRGYLIDATTVTECLHTFCKSCLVKHLEENNTCPTCKIVIHQSHPLQYISFDRTMQDIVYKLVPDLQKNELEREKEFYKLRRLPNPKDVPPAIGENTMEEEPDPHAESDYHRQDEQVNVCLECISSSLKTLKRRFIRCSAQATILHLKKFIAMKVLNGMEKYKDIDILCNDELLGKDHTLKFVYVTRWRFQNPPLTLQYRPRIDI from the exons ATGATGATGGAACGAAAGATCAAACTAAAAATCCTCAATAACCACATAACTTGCAAGATTTGCAGAGGATATTTGATAGACGCCACTACAGTAACTGAATGTTTGCATACAT TTTGTAAGAGTTGCCTGGTTAAACATCTCGAAGAAAACAATACTTGTCCAACATGTAAAATAGTAATACACCAATCTCATCCACTTCAGTATATTAGCTTTGATCGGACAATGCAAGATATAGTTTATAAGCTTGTGCCAGATTTGCAAAAGA ATGAACTAGAAAGGGAGaaagaattttataaattaagaaGATTACCAAATCCCAAAGATGTTCCTCCAGCTATTGGGGAAAATACCATGGAAGAGGAACCAGATCCTCATGCCGAATCTGATTACCATAGACAAGATGAGCAAGTTAATGTTTGCCTAGAATGCATTAGCTCTAGCTTAAAGACACTCAAAAGACGTTTTATTAGGTGTTCCGCTCAAGCTACTAttttacacttaaaaaaattcatagcaatgaaagttttaaatggcATGGAGAAATATAAAGACATTGATATTTTGTGCAATGATGAATTATTAGGGAAAGACCATACTTTAAAGTTCGTGTATGTAACCAGGTGGAGATTTCAAAATCCACCTTTAACTTTGCAGTACAGACCAAGAATTGACATTTAA
- the LOC136347019 gene encoding myosin light chain kinase A-like, which translates to MANNPHRSHAPHVNEGFKKSIKNFDLREIIGTGTFSEVYRAYNRETKEILALKCFRQEIHTIVHYECAAAAKEIAIMKILKHPNIITLKIYEISRTHVYIGTEYAAFGNLQDFLKDLRNISEAIVKRIMIQLMSGLDYMHTLGIFHGDLKPHNVICTSMKPDGPEIKICDFGLSEIKLKGQILNYKCGSLLYMAPEVVLRHPVDVTCDLWSAGVIMYNAIFNRTLFNVTEKEKEKWCSLLNRKTLPDFQGSERYSKKCIDFLKGLLTYDKSLRLQGDALRKHPFMNIELQFVLQYKNDFFTRAKDHADSSFQHSKNNKFGEALVDAMQAAVELKIQHNLSETESDRMFLRKKWIEYEKFISYLERTLLTLPPIELDPTEVISDEAFRKHLTSTPRLADGFDIGCSAEMFLKEGNKEKALHMFHQALQAILPIMKKEPKSNRKEVLGRRCKQWIEYVEKLTGEHDMNDINFTMSSSTTS; encoded by the exons ATGGCTAATAATCCTCATAGATCACATGCCCCCCATGTAAATGagggatttaaaaaatccataaaaaattttgacctTCGAGAAATTATTGGAACTGGAACATTTTCAGAAGTTTATAGAGCCTATAATAGG GAAACTAAGGAAATTTTAGCTTTGAAATGTTTCCGACAGGAGATACATACTATAGTGCATTATGAATGTGCTGCTGCTGCCAAGGAAATAGCAATTATGAAGATTTTAAAACATCCTAATATCATTACCTTAAAGATTTATGAAATCAGCAGAAC ACATGTTTACATTGGAACTGAGTATGCAGCCTTTGGGAACCttcaggattttttaaaagatctCAGGAACATTTCAGAAGCGATAGTTAAGCGTATTATGATACAACTAATGTCTGGATTGGATTATATGCACACATTGGGAATTTTCCATGGTGACTTAAAGCCTCATAATGTAATTTGTACCAGCATGAAACCAGATGGCCCTGAAATCAAGATATGTGATTTTGG CTTATCTGAGATAAAGTTAAAGGGCcagattttaaattacaagTGTGGTTCCTTACTGTACATGGCTCCTGAAGTTGTTTTGAGGCATCCTGTAGATGTAACTTGTGATTTGTGGTCAGCAGGTGTCATAATGTATAATGCGATCTTCAACCGCACTCTTTTTAATGTAAcggaaaaggaaaaagaaaaatggtgtAGCCTATTGAATAGAAAAACATTACCTGAT tTTCAAGGAAGCGAAcgatattcaaaaaaatgcattgaTTTCCTGAAAGGTCTTTTAACTTATGATAAATCACTCAGATTGCAAGGTGATGCATTGAGGAAACATCCATTCATGAACATTGAGCTTCAGTTTGTGCTACAATATAAGAATGACTTTTTTACAAGAGCTAAAGATCATGCAGATTCTAGTTTCCAGCattccaaaaataacaaatttggggaAGCTCTTGTAGATGCCATGCAAGCTGcggttgaattaaaaattcaacataacCTGTCTGAAACTGAGAGTGATAGAATGTTTCTTAGAAAAAAGTGGATTGagtatgaaaaattcatatcatACTTGGAAAGGACTCTTCTGACTTTACCACCCATTGAATTAGACCCCACTGAGGTAATAAGTGATGAAGCATTTCGAAAGCATTTAACATCCACGCCTAGATTGGCAGATGGTTTTGATATTGGTTGTTCAGCTGAAATGTTCTTAAAGGAAGGAAATAAAGAGAAAGCATTACATATGTTTCATCAAGCCTTACAAGCAATCTTGCCTATCATGAAAAAAGAACCAAAGTCAAATCGGAAAGAAGTTCTTGGACGTAGG tgTAAACAGTGGATAGAGTATGTAGAAAAGTTAACAGGAGAACATGATATGAACGATATCAATTTTACTATGTCTTCCTCCACAACATCATAA
- the Nup205 gene encoding nuclear pore complex protein Nup205 — protein sequence MALAQTEDIWHSYKELKSIVWKYLNQELGSDLPSADFENILRRHKQNFFILLQNPPKSSKKREELKNAMVDGIYLKGIGHQIITEDLYQESVILSDMYNMNELVALDLLCTAQLQMPSYPGLARGLVAILLYYDGQKALLTSLLYLVQARNGVQWSLNVKPELSRFITDYTDQLMEGGIFKRILELLRTLDLTAEIEKLQDNLALGGPRHRREVTDLFNDIRVALADIMFSWSIQSGLPKNCTLALMNFLKQATLDTEATGIIDDVTLYLEMALLSAFDLSIFHTREDGEEVVQSLPILSDTTLITSLVTELLNSSPKWVCEGLQALTMFAMAVSLASLRVLPQNYIFQDAINKEDTLVDMSIEMNVFSFLHNILLENKTLYKEQYLYNRMHNLLTDFVVHMYPKAKDLRMKANEVARTLQVYIREDLEAPGNLPRYFEFLLLSIGKFYSKNTVDPELTMSWWSPIELNSNKNLNIRIAPRSVALFKFLKLSGDMLPATLFVPFLKMLSGLSSTPETAKHCFNMLKQAGTHLSRTLSWDHFFLSFGQYYHNLRQETPPQIDTIYRLRTGYHKGVSPQELEGLHAVLLLIRTVAEYDPFARVALCEHPVWSPLGILLGLVSCSVPILLKADLLQTLAVLSQSIANASQMWENLESSQIIVTIHTTSSYAPRGIQTELDEIESRMEEYPLTRGVLQLLNNLTVFGIPKSLGAGTRNPSFDPYLSFIINSVFLTYNSRGYRDSAEKYEVALLCLKLFEKFLKCYTPKPIDFPTKNANCELSSHPGYHLMVQFNNKTETLSVILDILNDGIKLFDTYVPFHGEKRVQECTLACLNIILRTLKLQNRFFMALTETSTTVILNSISKLLLSINRRSGRPDHCINIAKYISYQRHMPKHTLVAIQILVHITGTATSHSHFMNILTSTNEKDELLIKGAFFQCLDSNIDDIETANKTKNEILNLLKQCMQYPAPNLTHFLIGFELTRDISKMDFQYPGVMGFSRTCLHSLLSILDSTISKIVEPPPVMITESAYHLLYLLASNSKTRGPILRFVRLNKLFFPCHLKQCRTLMKKDPKCLMQMSWLLKTLAVELKTASTTKQVTYLKFLINFLGNMSSSDDSNQDNMFLHQILQIELHELKDIPDIADISTIPESNPKLLKKQASDMKLYNEACAAVVEFADAWCQVAEVLVTYMPLEILDAKEQQVFSIHLLLYLLKKVVRSQLLTAVARYLSGSVLLIMDNIKRYYLKERRHFNVLIYYLGLLKEILESLVQWIMTSDVVDGELRINLYAALVTFLQLISSIQSDPSKMSVSANENLYVALLDGSRHHLETQENDVTISTDLLRDFGNKLMAVVCHDCIGGQEICKILAMSSFSHLMTLSGNVGWQSYLSGHGFLKHIIQSLLDGNDELRMMLEPGGENAKALYLYSAKVLLLVRLAGSKVGAQMILEQNLLGVFSKMNVFSSHPEISKIWHNDGLTRDKFLPSPDLHYLQIFLPTLEICNAILTTLGTENQSAVGQIMFFLISHLDVVELILRSGDTALSATYLKELALLTSVISRTANNDLINVLENPNLVCSNRAHLYRVQRLMLNLIPKFLLSEENIKTLLMYPDADTISFQTSDRLLYGLQIAANLLWYPRNVIANNDVEHGEVGVLFYPSLYDPQLHALQNKSVGHTSEQEPSLGSIVQQLLHTVNYQHQGKVTLDLLTRKLNEIPDMNSMDLKPLIEDHMDMYDLEVKRERAYEIISEKLAKKRREMEYCALIIENSLYVIWAHLDYFLLRAVPNPRSTTYIHPVSNANGTEVFPSGQSDLIAKVSTEIVTGLKQGLVALFNDSFSKRLLETSQDRPELDRGFIDALLRKIKRLVQFVRVR from the exons ATGGCCCTGGCTCAAACAGAAGATATATGGCACTCCTACAAAGAGCTAAAAAGTATTGTGtggaaatatttgaatcaAGAACTTGGGTCAGATTTACCATCCGCtgactttgaaaatattcttcgAAGACataagcaaaatttttttattctgttGCAAAATCCC cccaaaagttcgaaaaaaagagaagaactTAAAAATGCCATGGTAGATGGTATTTACCTGAAAGGAATAGGTCATCAAATAATAACAGAAGATCTATACCAAGAATCAGTTATTTTATCTGATATGTATAATATGAATGAACTTGTTGCTCTTGATTTACTGTGTACTGCCCAGTTGCAAATGCCTTCTTATCCTG gtCTGGCTAGAGGGCTTGTTGCAATACTCCTTTATTATGATGGTCAAAAAGCACTATTGACTTCATTGCTGTATTTAGTGCAAGCCAGAAATGGTGTACAATGGAGCCTCAATGTAAAACCTGAGTTGTCCAGGTTCATAACAGATTATACAGATCAACTAATGGAAGGtggtatttttaaaagaattttggaACTATTAAGAACATTAGATTTAACCgctgaaattgaaaaactccAAGATAATTTAGCACTGG GTGGTCCTAGACATCGCAGGGAAGTCACAGATCTTTTCAATGATATTAGAGTTGCTCTAGCAGATATAATGTTTTCCTGGTCTATACAAAGTGGACTTccaaaaaattgtactttagcTTTAATGAACTTTTTAAAGCAAGCTACATTAGATACAGAAGCCACTGGAATTATAGATGATGTCACTCTATATTTAGAA ATGGCTCTATTATCAGCCTTTGATCTGAGTATTTTTCACACAAGAGAAGATGGAGAAGAAGTGGTGCAGTCATTGCCTATTTTATCAGACACAACTTTAATCACATCTCTGGTCACAGAGTTGCTGAATTCATCTCCTAAGTGGGTCTGTGAAGGTTTGCAAGCCTTAACTATGTTTGCCATGGCAGTGTCTTTGGCATCCTTAAGGGTTCTTCCTCAAAACTACATCTTTCAAGACGCCATAAATAAAGAGGATACTTTGGTTGATATGTCCATCGAAATGAatgtatttagttttttacataatattttgttggaaaataaaactcTGTATAAG gaacaatatttatataatagaATGCACAATTTACTGACTGATTTTGTGGTTCATATGTATCCAAAAGCAAAAGATTTAAGAATGAAGGCGAATGAAGTAGCCAGGACATTGCAAGTTTATATTAGGGAAGATTTGGAAGCACCTGGTAACTTGCCCAG GTACTTTGAGTTTTTGCTCTTATCAATAGGAAAGTTCTACAGTAAAAATACTGTAGATCCTGAATTAACTATGAGTTGGTGGAGTCCCATTGAGCTCAactctaataaaaatttaaacataagaATAGCTCCACGTTCAGTAGCCCTCTTTAAGTTTTTGAAACTTTCCG GAGATATGCTTCCTGCTACTCTTTTTGTTCCATTTCTTAAAATGTTAAGTGGCCTTTCATCTACCCCAGAAACAGCAAAGCACTGCTTTAATATGCTGAAGCAAGCTG GGACCCATTTATCAAGGACTTTAAGCTGGGATCACTTCTTCCTTTCGTTTGGCCAATACTACCACAATCTCCGACAAGAAACACCGCCTCAGATCGATACAATATACCGGTTAAGGACGGGCTATCACAAAGGTGTTAGTCCTCAAGAACTCGAAG GATTGCATGCAGTACTTCTTTTGATACGTACAGTAGCCGAATACGATCCGTTTGCACGTGTTGCGTTATGTGAACATCCTGTTTGGTCTCCTCTAGGTATTCTTTTGG GGTTGGTGAGCTGCTCTGTCCCCATCTTGTTAAAAGCCGATTTACTGCAAACGTTAGCAGTGTTATCTCAATCTATAGCTAACGCCAGTCAAATGTGGGAGAACTTGGAATCTTCTCAAATAATAGTTACCATACATACCACATCTAGTTATGCACCCAG AGGAATTCAAACGGAGCTGGATGAAATCGAATCAAGAATGGAAGAGTATCCCTTAACAAGGGGAGTCCTGCAGCTTTTAAACAACCTCACAGTCTTTGGAATACCAAAGTCATTAGGGGCTGGAACAAGAAACCCTAGTTTCGACCCTTATTTATCATTCATTATTAACTCTGTTTTCCTGACATATAACTCTAG AGGTTATAGAGACTCTGCTGAAAAATACGAAGTTGCCCTGTTATGTTTAAagctttttgaaaagtttttaaaatgttatacTCCAAAACCTATAGATTTTCCAACGAAGAATGCCAATTGTGAATTGAGTAGTCATCCAGGATATCATTTGATGGTGCAGTTTAACAACAAGACAGAAACTCTGAGTGTGATTCTAGACATACTTAATGATGGAATTAAGCTTTTTGACACTTACGTACCATTTCACGGAGAAAAGAGAGTGCAGGAATGTACTTTGGCGTGTTTGAACATTATATTGCGAACATTGAAACttcaaaatcgattttttat gGCTCTGACAGAAACGTCGACAACCGTGATATTAAATAGCATTAGCAAACTTCTTTTGTCTATCAACAGGAGATCTGGAAGACCTGATCATTGCATCAATATAGCCAAATATATTAGTTATCAGAGACATATGCCTAAACACACATTAGTAGCCATTCAAATATTAGTGCATATAACTGGAACAGCTACTAGCCATAGCCACTTTATGAACATCCTGACATCGACAAACGAAAAAGATGAATTATTGATTAAAGGAGCCTTTTTCCAATGCTTAGATTCAAATATTGATGACATAGAGACAgctaataaaactaaaaatgaaatattaaatttactgaAGCAATGCATGCAGTACCCTGCTCCGAACTTAACTCACTTTCTGATTGGTTTTGAGCTAACACGCGACATATCGAAGATGGACTTTCAGTATCCAGGAGTCATGGGGTTCTCCAGAACTTGTTTACACTCTTTGCTGTCAATTTTAGATTCTACAATTTCCAAAATAGTAGAACCTCCCCCGGTGATGATAACAGAATCCGCTTATCATTTGCTTTATCTTCTTGCTTCAAATTCCAAGACTAGGGGACCTATTTTGAGGTTCGTAAGGCTTAATAAACTCTTCTTTCCATGTCACTTAAAACAGTGCAGAACGCTAATGAAGAAag ATccaaaatgtttaatgcaaATGTCATGGTTGCTGAAAACCTTGGCAGTTGAATTAAAAACGGCCAGTACCACCAAACAAGTTACGTACCTTAAGTTCCTAATCAATTTTCTGGGAAACATGTCTTCAAGCGATGATTCCAATCAAGATAACATGTTTTTACACCAGATTTTACAAATAGAACTACACGAGTTGAAAG ATATTCCGGATATAGCCGATATCTCGACAATCCCCGAATCAAATCCAAAACTGCTGAAAAAACAAGCAAGCGATATGAAGCTGTATAATGAAGCATGCGCGGCTGTGGTAGAATTTGCAGATGCGTGGTGCCAAGTGGCTGAGGTACTTGTCACTTATATGCCATTGGAAATTTTAGATGCAAAGGAACAACAAGTATTTAGCATTCATTTGCttttatatttacttaaaaaagtgGTCAGGTCACAGTTGTTGACCGCAGTTGCAAGATATTTGTCAGGATCTGTGCTGCTGATAATGGATAATATTAAAAG GTATTATTTAAAGGAAAGAAGACATTTCAACGtgcttatttattatttagg GCTACTGAAAGAAATCTTGGAATCTCTAGTCCAATGGATAATGACTTCAGATGTCGTAGATGGTGAACTTCGCATTAATCTTTACGCAGCTCTTGTCACCTTTCTACAACTAATAAGCAGTATACAGTCTGATCCATCAAAAATGTCAGTGTCAGCAAATGAAAACTTATACGTAGCACTTCTAGATGGTTCCAG gCACCATCTTGAAACGCAAGAAAATGACGTTACAATATCTACAGATTTATTGAGggattttggaaataaattgatGGCAGTTGTGTGTCACGATTGCATTGGAGGTCaagaaatatgcaaaattctTGCCATGTCCAGTTTTAGTCATTTAATGACGTTAAGCGGAAATGTAGGATGGCAAAGTTACCTTTCAGGTCACGggtttttaaaacatatcaTACAAAGTTTGTTGGATGGTAATGACGAGTTACGAATGATGTTGGAGCCGGGTGGTGAAAATGCCAAAGCATTGTATTTATATTCGGCGAAAGTTTTGCTCTTGGTACGATTAGCTG GTTCCAAAGTGGGTGCTCAAATGATCTTGGAACAGAACCTACTGGGGGTTTTTAGTAAGATGAATGTCTTTAGTTCCCACCCGGAAATATCCAAGATCTGGCATAACGACGGTCTTACCAGGGATAAATTTCTTCCTTCTCCGGATCTGCACTATCTACAAATATTCTTACCTACATTAGAGATTTGTAATGCCATATTAACAACTTTGGGTACGGAAAACCAGTCTGCTGTGGgtcaaataatgtttttcttaatcAGCCATCTAGATGTAGTCGAACTAATACTGAG atcAGGAGATACTGCATTATCTGCAACATATTTAAAAGAGTTGGCCCTTTTAACATCTGTAATATCTAGAACTGCCAATAATGATCTTATCAACGTTTTGGAAAATCCTAATCTCGTATGCAGTAACAGGGCGCATTTGTATCGCGTGCAACGACTCATGTTAAATCTTATTCCAAAGTTTTTATTATCtgaggaaaatattaaaac GTTATTAATGTATCCCGATGCAGACACAATTTCCTTCCAAACGTCTGACAGGCTGTTGTACGGTTTGCAGATTGCTGCGAATCTTTTATGGTACCCTCGGAACGTCATAGCCAACAATGACGTTGAACACGGTGAAGTTGGTGTTCTATTTTATCCATCGTTATACGATCCACAACTCCATGCCCTTCAAAATAAATCCGTTGGTCACACAAGCGAACAGGAGCCAAGTTTAG GGTCAATAGTACAGCAGCTGTTGCACACGGTAAATTATCAACATCAAGGCAAGGTGACTCTTGATTTACTTACAAGAAAACTTAACGAAATTCCTGATATGAATTCCATGGATTTAAAACCCCTAATTGAAGATCATATGGACATGTATGATCTTGAAGTTAAAAGGGAACGAGCCtacgaaataatttcagaaaaactcGCGAAGAAG AGGAGGGAAATGGAGTATTGTGCccttattattgaaaactccTTGTATGTGATTTGGGCCCACTTAGATTATTTCTTGTTGCGTGCTGTGCCTAATCCAAGAAGTACCACATACATTCATCCAGTTTCCAATGCAAATGGCACGGaag TGTTTCCATCTGGACAATCTGACCTCATCGCCAAAGTGTCAACAGAAATTGTTACAGGCCTGAAGCAAGGTTTGGTGGCTCTGTTTAATGACAGTTTTAGTAAGCGGTTATTAGAAACGTCACAG GATCGACCTGAACTTGACAGAGGATTCATCGACGCACTGCTACGTAAAATTAAAAGACTAGTTCAATTCGTGCGTGTCCGTTAA